From a single Raphanus sativus cultivar WK10039 chromosome 3, ASM80110v3, whole genome shotgun sequence genomic region:
- the LOC108844048 gene encoding BRCT domain-containing protein At4g02110 isoform X2, translating into MIESGLTSKTFSGVRFALVGFNPTDENMLRSKLMSGGGVDVGQYAQSCTHLIVDKLVYDDPICVAARSSGKMVVTGSWVHHSFDAGMVIDANSVLYRPLRDLNGIPGSKSLIVCLTGYQRQDREDIMTMVDLMGGQFSKPLVANRVTHLICYKFEGEKYELAKRMKRIKLVNHRWLEDCLKNWKLLPEVDYEISGHELEMMEASARDSEDEAEDASVKRANTSPLGLRVGAVAAVEMSKSKGKDIPPVVQTNLDEQGGSSRFNTSKEDWLTPKKMEATVSTGPVTAQQSAGTFQNTSSYASPVNKTMDKMETDESTPINVSVRRHTSLATYSRKILQRSSETSTLGNESSCQNRTLKLDDRALKASSAFNISASKSGSSVERTTLFEDLDKLHDKESTPLLPQAKLTDGPVSNKGSEKIHHSSEATLFEDLDKLHGEESTPLLPQAKLTDGSVRDKGSEKIHHSSEASIPPPAMLTAENIISKCARERSSTEPMVGNILLQEPRSGSPKQNLRVVPSINDNSEETNGVLKEADKWTAEAVSLKGALDEVPERSVTAEPVMMRSRNSPGSGLTGMKDQVETEQPKKKTAPRKSLGTRGRKKNPINQKGSIYLSEPTPKDEHTVGLIKGEVSAPATDNGNQKETSSPVLNSEAVLETTKRNDSETDAVERIDSDKLQDKSPEEANAEVEITVLEPERTDDPSDGALQLEVKKSKTKRTSEATVGKNSLQSGGKKGSSSTAEVGNSGVKKTKKSRKGDDAKANDTVVEDTRDKSGNEVENFALENELGKVSSDGDQSPAAGETLVSTEAETKDPSDAAVQPEVDKNNGKRIGEATVGKTRLQSGKKRGSSAVEKASIKKAKKSKKDDETEANDTVVNDIEIESAEAKENAAVASVARKSLARQETAAKKSSNDAMQLEVPKNKRKNKKESTVECSSLQSGEKESSCTAEVGTSSVKKTKKSKKESVAKASDTVMKDVEDNSAEEENTAVDDNKSGRDKGPRKKAAKSAKTGAKVVKESKQLSSGKKALQEQKQEPKHFIVSGPKVQRKEYQKIIRLLKGKCCRDSHQWSYQATHFIAPEIRRTEKFFAAAASGSWILKTDYVADSKEAGKLLPEEPYEWHSTDLSADGTISLESPRKWRLVKEQTGHGALNGVRIVVYGDCAIPSLDTLKRAVKAGDGTILATAPPYTRFLNQNTDFALVSPGIPRDDVWIQEFIRNEIPCVLADYIVEYVCKPGYALDKHVLYNTNTWAERSFNKLQRSAED; encoded by the exons ATGATTGAGTCGGGTCTTACTTCGAAGACGTTCTCGGGTGTTCGATTTGCTCTAGTTGGATTCAATCCCACCGATGAGAACATG TTACGATCCAAGCTTATGAGTGGTGGTGGAGTTGATGTTGGCCAATACGCTCAAAGCTGTACTCACCTCATTGTAGACAAGCTTGTTTAC GATGATCCAATTTGTGTTGCTGCTCGAAGCAGTGGGAAAATGGTTGTCACTGGTTCGTGGGTTCATCACAGTTTTGACGCTGGAATGGTTATAGATGCCAATTCG GTTTTGTATAGGCCTCTTAGAGATTTGAATGGGATTCCAGGTTCTAAGAGCTTAATTGTGTGCTTGACTGGGTACCAACGTCAAGATAGAGAGGACATTATG acAATGGTTGATTTGATGGGTGGGCAATTCTCTAAGCCGCTTGTTGCAAACCGAGTTACTCATCTTATATGCTACAAGTTTGAGG gAGAAAAATATGAGTTAGCCAAGCGGATGAAGAGGATTAAGTTAGTGAACCACCGCTGGTTAGAGGACTG CTTAAAGAATTGGAAGCTCCTTCCTGAGGTTGACTACGAGATAAG TGGCCATGAGCTGGAGATGATGGAGGCTTCAGCTCGGGATTCTGAGGACGAAGCAGAAGATGCCTCTGTGAAGCGTGCAAACACCAGTCCTCTTGGTCTTAGGGTCGGTGCTGTAGCTGCAGTTGAAATGTCCAAGTCGAAAGGAAAAGATATCCCCCCGGTTGTTCAAACAAATTTAGACGAACAGGGTGGCTCATCACGATTCAATACGTCCAAAGAGGATTGGTTAACTCCAAAGAAGATGGAAGCCACGGTCTCTACTGGTCCAGTTACTGCGCAGCAGAGTGCAGGCACTTTTCAGAATACTTCTAGTTATGCGTCCCCTGTCAACAAGACGATGGACAAAATGGAGACTGATGAGTCAACACCTATTAACGTGAGTGTCAGAAGGCATACTTCTCTAGCCACTTACTCAAGGAAAATACTTCAGAGATCGTCGGAAACAAGCACCTTGGGAAACGAGTCAAGTTGCCAAAACCGTACCTTAAAATTAGATGACAGGGCCCTAAAAGCTTCGTCTGCCTTTAATATCTCTGCATCAAAATCAGGTTCTTCCGTGGAAAGAACAACACTCTTTGAGGATCTTGATAAGTTGCATGACAAGGAGTCCACCCCGTTGTTGCCTCAGGCGAAACTTACAGATGGACCTGTCAGTAACAAAGGTTCAGAAAAGATACACCACAGCAGCGAGGCAACACTCTTTGAGGATCTTGATAAGTTGCATGGCGAGGAGTCCACCCCATTGTTGCCTCAGGCGAAACTTACAGATGGATCCGTCAGGGACAAAGGTTCTGAAAAGATACACCACAGCAGCGAGGCAAGTATTCCACCACCTGCTATGTTAACTGCGGAGAATATCATTTCAAAATGTGCACGGGAGAGATCATCGACTGAGCCAATGGTGGGGAATATCTTGTTGCAGGAACCGAGATCAGGCTCGCCTAAACAAAACCTTAGGGTTGTGCCAAGCATCAATGACAACTCTGAAG AAACTAATGGTGTGTTGAAGGAAGCTGATAAATGGACTGCCGAAGCTGTTAGTTTGAAGGGTGCATTAGATGAAGTACCTGAAAGATCCGTAACTGCTGAGCCTGTGATGATGAGATCTAGAAACTCTCCTGGGTCGGGTTTAACTGGAATGAAGGACCAGGTAGAAACAGAGCAGCCCAAGAAGAAAACGGCTCCAAGAAAGAGTCTAGGCACCAGAGGCAGGAAAAAGAATCCCATTAACCAAAAGGGATCTATATACTTGAGCGAACCTACCCCAAAGGATGAGCACACTGTTGGTCTAATCAAAGGAGAAGTTTCAGCACCAGCAACTGATAATGGCAATCAGAAAGAGACATCAAGTCCTGTCCTAAACTCTGAGGCTGTACTAGAAACGACCAAACGTAATGACTCGGAAACTGACGCCGTTGAGAGAATTGACTCTGATAAGCTGCAGGATAAGTCCCCGGAGGAAGCTAATGCAGAGGTGGAAATTACAGTGCTTGAACCAGAGCGTACTGATGATCCAAGTGATGGTGCATTACAATTAGAGGTCAAGAAGAGTAAAACTAAGCGCACCAGTGAGGCTACTGTAGGTAAAAACAGCCTTCAAAGTGGTGGGAAGAAAGGAAGTTCTTCAACAGCTGAAGTAGGAAACTCTGGTGTCAAGAAGACAAAAAAATCTAGAAAAGGAGATGATGCCAAAGCAAACGATACTGTGGTGGAAGATACAAGGGATAAATCAGGTAACGAGGTGGAGAACTTTGCATTGGAAAATGAACTTGGGAAGGTCAGTTCTGATGGAGACCAAAGCCCAGCTGCTGGAGAAACATTGGTAAGTACTGAAGCTGAAACTAAGGATCCAAGCGATGCTGCAGTGCAACCAGAGGTTGATAAGAATAATGGTAAACGCATAGGGGAGGCCACTGTTGGAAAAACTAGGCTTCAAAGTGGGAAGAAAAGAGGTTCTTCTGCTGTCGAAAAGGCTAGTATCAAAAAGgctaaaaaatctaaaaaagacGATGAGACTGAAGCAAACGATACGGTGGTGAATGATATAGAGATTGAGTCTGCAGAAGCGAAAGAGAATGCAGCAGTGGCTTCAGTTGCGAGAAAATCATTAGCAAGACAGGAGACAGCAGCGAAGAAATCAAGTAATGATGCAATGCAATTGGAGGTTCCTAAGAACAAGCGTAAGAACAAAAAGGAGTCTACTGTAGAATGTAGCAGCCTTCAAAGTGGAGAGAAGGAAAGTTCTTGTACAGCTGAAGTAGGAACATCCAGTgtcaagaaaactaaaaaatctaaaaaggaaAGTGTGGCCAAAGCATCCGACACTGTGATGAAAGACGTTGAGGATAACTCTGCGGAAGAGGAGAACACTGCAGTGGATGATAATAAATCTGGTAGAGACAAAGGCCCAAGAAAGAAAGCTGCGAAGTCTGCTAAAACAGGTGCAAAGGTGGTTAAAGAGTCTAAGCAGCTCAGTTCTGGTAAAAAAGCTTTACAGGAGCAAAAACAGGAACCCAAGCATTTTATAGTCAGTGGTCCTAAGGTCCAGAGAAAGGAGTACCAGAAGATCATTAGGCTCTTAAAAGGCAAATGTTGCAGGGATTCTCATCAGTGGTCTTATCAAGCAACCCACTTCATTGCTCCTGAAATCCGTAGGACTGAGAAGTTCTTCGCTGCTGCTGCATCTGGAAG TTGGATTCTAAAGACTGATTATGTGGCTGACTCGAAAGAAGCTGGGAAACTATTACCGGAGGAACCCTATGAATGGCACAGTACTGATCTTAGTGCTGATGGTACAATAAGCCTCGAGTCTCCAAGGAAATGGCGGCTCGTCAAAGAGCAAACAGGACATGGTGCTTTAAATGGTGTGCGCATTGTTGTATACGGTGACTGCGCCATCCCTTCTTTG GATACGTTGAAGCGAGCTGTGAAAGCTGGGGATGGTACCATACTAGCAACCGCACCGCCTTACACCCGTTTCTTGAATCAGAATACTGATTTTGCTTTGGTAAGCCCTGGGATACCGCGTGACGACGTCTGGATCCAGGAGTTCATTCGGAACGAGATCCCTTGTGTCCTCGCGGATTACATTGTTGAGTACGTTTGCAAACCTGGATATGCACTTGACAAGCACGTGCTCTACAATACAAACACATGGGCAGAAAGGTCATTTAATAAGCTCCAGCGTAGTGCTGAAGACTGA
- the LOC108844048 gene encoding BRCT domain-containing protein At4g02110 isoform X1, with protein MIESGLTSKTFSGVRFALVGFNPTDENMLRSKLMSGGGVDVGQYAQSCTHLIVDKLVYDDPICVAARSSGKMVVTGSWVHHSFDAGMVIDANSVLYRPLRDLNGIPGSKSLIVCLTGYQRQDREDIMTMVDLMGGQFSKPLVANRVTHLICYKFEGEKYELAKRMKRIKLVNHRWLEDCLKNWKLLPEVDYEISGHELEMMEASARDSEDEAEDASVKRANTSPLGLRVGAVAAVEMSKSKGKDIPPVVQTNLDEQGGSSRFNTSKEDWLTPKKMEATVSTGPVTAQQSAGTFQNTSSYASPVNKTMDKMETDESTPINVSVRRHTSLATYSRKILQRSSETSTLGNESSCQNRTLKLDDRALKASSAFNISASKSGSSVERTTLFEDLDKLHDKESTPLLPQAKLTDGPVSNKGSEKIHHSSEATLFEDLDKLHGEESTPLLPQAKLTDGSVRDKGSEKIHHSSEASIPPPAMLTAENIISKCARERSSTEPMVGNILLQEPRSGSPKQNLRVVPSINDNSEGIEVAHKLDLSDSATRLFSSSGVLKEADIWSAETNGVLKEADKWTAEAVSLKGALDEVPERSVTAEPVMMRSRNSPGSGLTGMKDQVETEQPKKKTAPRKSLGTRGRKKNPINQKGSIYLSEPTPKDEHTVGLIKGEVSAPATDNGNQKETSSPVLNSEAVLETTKRNDSETDAVERIDSDKLQDKSPEEANAEVEITVLEPERTDDPSDGALQLEVKKSKTKRTSEATVGKNSLQSGGKKGSSSTAEVGNSGVKKTKKSRKGDDAKANDTVVEDTRDKSGNEVENFALENELGKVSSDGDQSPAAGETLVSTEAETKDPSDAAVQPEVDKNNGKRIGEATVGKTRLQSGKKRGSSAVEKASIKKAKKSKKDDETEANDTVVNDIEIESAEAKENAAVASVARKSLARQETAAKKSSNDAMQLEVPKNKRKNKKESTVECSSLQSGEKESSCTAEVGTSSVKKTKKSKKESVAKASDTVMKDVEDNSAEEENTAVDDNKSGRDKGPRKKAAKSAKTGAKVVKESKQLSSGKKALQEQKQEPKHFIVSGPKVQRKEYQKIIRLLKGKCCRDSHQWSYQATHFIAPEIRRTEKFFAAAASGSWILKTDYVADSKEAGKLLPEEPYEWHSTDLSADGTISLESPRKWRLVKEQTGHGALNGVRIVVYGDCAIPSLDTLKRAVKAGDGTILATAPPYTRFLNQNTDFALVSPGIPRDDVWIQEFIRNEIPCVLADYIVEYVCKPGYALDKHVLYNTNTWAERSFNKLQRSAED; from the exons ATGATTGAGTCGGGTCTTACTTCGAAGACGTTCTCGGGTGTTCGATTTGCTCTAGTTGGATTCAATCCCACCGATGAGAACATG TTACGATCCAAGCTTATGAGTGGTGGTGGAGTTGATGTTGGCCAATACGCTCAAAGCTGTACTCACCTCATTGTAGACAAGCTTGTTTAC GATGATCCAATTTGTGTTGCTGCTCGAAGCAGTGGGAAAATGGTTGTCACTGGTTCGTGGGTTCATCACAGTTTTGACGCTGGAATGGTTATAGATGCCAATTCG GTTTTGTATAGGCCTCTTAGAGATTTGAATGGGATTCCAGGTTCTAAGAGCTTAATTGTGTGCTTGACTGGGTACCAACGTCAAGATAGAGAGGACATTATG acAATGGTTGATTTGATGGGTGGGCAATTCTCTAAGCCGCTTGTTGCAAACCGAGTTACTCATCTTATATGCTACAAGTTTGAGG gAGAAAAATATGAGTTAGCCAAGCGGATGAAGAGGATTAAGTTAGTGAACCACCGCTGGTTAGAGGACTG CTTAAAGAATTGGAAGCTCCTTCCTGAGGTTGACTACGAGATAAG TGGCCATGAGCTGGAGATGATGGAGGCTTCAGCTCGGGATTCTGAGGACGAAGCAGAAGATGCCTCTGTGAAGCGTGCAAACACCAGTCCTCTTGGTCTTAGGGTCGGTGCTGTAGCTGCAGTTGAAATGTCCAAGTCGAAAGGAAAAGATATCCCCCCGGTTGTTCAAACAAATTTAGACGAACAGGGTGGCTCATCACGATTCAATACGTCCAAAGAGGATTGGTTAACTCCAAAGAAGATGGAAGCCACGGTCTCTACTGGTCCAGTTACTGCGCAGCAGAGTGCAGGCACTTTTCAGAATACTTCTAGTTATGCGTCCCCTGTCAACAAGACGATGGACAAAATGGAGACTGATGAGTCAACACCTATTAACGTGAGTGTCAGAAGGCATACTTCTCTAGCCACTTACTCAAGGAAAATACTTCAGAGATCGTCGGAAACAAGCACCTTGGGAAACGAGTCAAGTTGCCAAAACCGTACCTTAAAATTAGATGACAGGGCCCTAAAAGCTTCGTCTGCCTTTAATATCTCTGCATCAAAATCAGGTTCTTCCGTGGAAAGAACAACACTCTTTGAGGATCTTGATAAGTTGCATGACAAGGAGTCCACCCCGTTGTTGCCTCAGGCGAAACTTACAGATGGACCTGTCAGTAACAAAGGTTCAGAAAAGATACACCACAGCAGCGAGGCAACACTCTTTGAGGATCTTGATAAGTTGCATGGCGAGGAGTCCACCCCATTGTTGCCTCAGGCGAAACTTACAGATGGATCCGTCAGGGACAAAGGTTCTGAAAAGATACACCACAGCAGCGAGGCAAGTATTCCACCACCTGCTATGTTAACTGCGGAGAATATCATTTCAAAATGTGCACGGGAGAGATCATCGACTGAGCCAATGGTGGGGAATATCTTGTTGCAGGAACCGAGATCAGGCTCGCCTAAACAAAACCTTAGGGTTGTGCCAAGCATCAATGACAACTCTGAAGGTATTGAAGTTGCACATAAGTTGGATTTGAGTGACTCAGCAACTAGGTTATTCAGTTCAAGCGGTGTGTTAAAGGAAGCTGATATTTGGTCTGCAGAAACTAATGGTGTGTTGAAGGAAGCTGATAAATGGACTGCCGAAGCTGTTAGTTTGAAGGGTGCATTAGATGAAGTACCTGAAAGATCCGTAACTGCTGAGCCTGTGATGATGAGATCTAGAAACTCTCCTGGGTCGGGTTTAACTGGAATGAAGGACCAGGTAGAAACAGAGCAGCCCAAGAAGAAAACGGCTCCAAGAAAGAGTCTAGGCACCAGAGGCAGGAAAAAGAATCCCATTAACCAAAAGGGATCTATATACTTGAGCGAACCTACCCCAAAGGATGAGCACACTGTTGGTCTAATCAAAGGAGAAGTTTCAGCACCAGCAACTGATAATGGCAATCAGAAAGAGACATCAAGTCCTGTCCTAAACTCTGAGGCTGTACTAGAAACGACCAAACGTAATGACTCGGAAACTGACGCCGTTGAGAGAATTGACTCTGATAAGCTGCAGGATAAGTCCCCGGAGGAAGCTAATGCAGAGGTGGAAATTACAGTGCTTGAACCAGAGCGTACTGATGATCCAAGTGATGGTGCATTACAATTAGAGGTCAAGAAGAGTAAAACTAAGCGCACCAGTGAGGCTACTGTAGGTAAAAACAGCCTTCAAAGTGGTGGGAAGAAAGGAAGTTCTTCAACAGCTGAAGTAGGAAACTCTGGTGTCAAGAAGACAAAAAAATCTAGAAAAGGAGATGATGCCAAAGCAAACGATACTGTGGTGGAAGATACAAGGGATAAATCAGGTAACGAGGTGGAGAACTTTGCATTGGAAAATGAACTTGGGAAGGTCAGTTCTGATGGAGACCAAAGCCCAGCTGCTGGAGAAACATTGGTAAGTACTGAAGCTGAAACTAAGGATCCAAGCGATGCTGCAGTGCAACCAGAGGTTGATAAGAATAATGGTAAACGCATAGGGGAGGCCACTGTTGGAAAAACTAGGCTTCAAAGTGGGAAGAAAAGAGGTTCTTCTGCTGTCGAAAAGGCTAGTATCAAAAAGgctaaaaaatctaaaaaagacGATGAGACTGAAGCAAACGATACGGTGGTGAATGATATAGAGATTGAGTCTGCAGAAGCGAAAGAGAATGCAGCAGTGGCTTCAGTTGCGAGAAAATCATTAGCAAGACAGGAGACAGCAGCGAAGAAATCAAGTAATGATGCAATGCAATTGGAGGTTCCTAAGAACAAGCGTAAGAACAAAAAGGAGTCTACTGTAGAATGTAGCAGCCTTCAAAGTGGAGAGAAGGAAAGTTCTTGTACAGCTGAAGTAGGAACATCCAGTgtcaagaaaactaaaaaatctaaaaaggaaAGTGTGGCCAAAGCATCCGACACTGTGATGAAAGACGTTGAGGATAACTCTGCGGAAGAGGAGAACACTGCAGTGGATGATAATAAATCTGGTAGAGACAAAGGCCCAAGAAAGAAAGCTGCGAAGTCTGCTAAAACAGGTGCAAAGGTGGTTAAAGAGTCTAAGCAGCTCAGTTCTGGTAAAAAAGCTTTACAGGAGCAAAAACAGGAACCCAAGCATTTTATAGTCAGTGGTCCTAAGGTCCAGAGAAAGGAGTACCAGAAGATCATTAGGCTCTTAAAAGGCAAATGTTGCAGGGATTCTCATCAGTGGTCTTATCAAGCAACCCACTTCATTGCTCCTGAAATCCGTAGGACTGAGAAGTTCTTCGCTGCTGCTGCATCTGGAAG TTGGATTCTAAAGACTGATTATGTGGCTGACTCGAAAGAAGCTGGGAAACTATTACCGGAGGAACCCTATGAATGGCACAGTACTGATCTTAGTGCTGATGGTACAATAAGCCTCGAGTCTCCAAGGAAATGGCGGCTCGTCAAAGAGCAAACAGGACATGGTGCTTTAAATGGTGTGCGCATTGTTGTATACGGTGACTGCGCCATCCCTTCTTTG GATACGTTGAAGCGAGCTGTGAAAGCTGGGGATGGTACCATACTAGCAACCGCACCGCCTTACACCCGTTTCTTGAATCAGAATACTGATTTTGCTTTGGTAAGCCCTGGGATACCGCGTGACGACGTCTGGATCCAGGAGTTCATTCGGAACGAGATCCCTTGTGTCCTCGCGGATTACATTGTTGAGTACGTTTGCAAACCTGGATATGCACTTGACAAGCACGTGCTCTACAATACAAACACATGGGCAGAAAGGTCATTTAATAAGCTCCAGCGTAGTGCTGAAGACTGA
- the LOC108844815 gene encoding class V chitinase-like has product MSNETPQSSSPVKASYYFLNSGKKFDTETTDSTVFTHLFWAFAQIDPSSHEVDISTMNLPQFYKFTEIVHVKNKPLQFLLSIGGKNAAKTAFDSMTSKPENRKAFIDSSISVAREYGFNGLDLVNLAWEYPSNTVEMANFKKLIEEWRVAVQNDSDDSGRLPLLLTAAVHYSPYYNSVQYPVQAIADNLDFVNIMSYDFYGPGWSDVTGPPAALYDPSNPAGISGDAGLRKWLEANLPAKKAVLGFSYCGWAWKLEDPKASGYDAATDGAAITPDGSVTYDEIKDYIVTSGAATYHDPAVVGFYCHAGTTWIGYDDNQSIVSKVKYAKQNGLHGYFSWHLAADYNGGLSRAASLAWDTTDITTGK; this is encoded by the exons ATGTCTAATGAGACGCCCCAATCCTCCTCCCCGGTGAAAGCTTCATACTATTTCCTGAATTCGGGAAAAAAGTTTGATACCGAAACCACTGACTCAACTGTCTTCACTCACCTTTTCTGGGCCTTTGCTCAAATCGACCCTAGCAGCCACGAGGTCGATATCTCCACCATGAACCTACCCCAATTCTACAAGTTCACAGAAATCGTCCACGTGAAAAACAAGCCATTGCAATTCCTCTTGTCGATAGGCGGTAAAAACGCAGCAAAAACCGCGTTTGATTCCATGACAAGCAAACCCGAAAACCGGAAAGCTTTCATTGATTCTTCCATCAGTGTCGCTAGAGAGTACGGTTTCAACGGGCTCGATcttgtaa ATCTTGCTTGGGAATATCCAAGCAATACAGTGGAGATGGCCAACTTCAAGAAACTTATTGAAGAATGGCGTGTGGCTGTTCAGAACGATTCAGACGATAGCGGTCGACTTCCTTTGCTGTTAACCGCTGCGGTTCACTACTCCCCCTATTACAACTCCGTGCAGTACCCAGTTCAGGCCATTGCCGATAATTTGGATTTTGTTAACATAATGTCATATGACTTTTATGGACCGGGTTGGTCCGACGTTACCGGACCACCTGCTGCTCTGTATGATCCTTCAAATCCGGCAG GTATTAGCGGTGACGCCGGGTTGCGCAAGTGGCTTGAGGCCAACCTTCCGGCTAAAAAGGCAGTCTTAGGGTTCTCATACTGTGGTTGGGCCTGGAAACTCGAAGACCCCAAGGCTAGTGGCTATGATGCAGCCACCGATGGAGCAGCTATAACACCCGACGGTTCTGTGACCTACGATGAGATAAAGGACTATATTGTGACTAGCGGAGCAGCGACATATCATGATCCGGCGGTGGTCGGATTCTATTGCCACGCCGGAACCACGTGGATCGGGTATGATGATAATCAGAGTATTGTCTCCAAAGTGAAGTATGCTAAGCAAAATGGTCTGCACGGTTACTTCTCGTGGCATCTTGCAGCTGACTATAACGGCGGTCTCTCTCGTGCAG CATCGCTTGCATGGGACACTACAGACATAACCACCGGAAAATAG
- the LOC130509557 gene encoding uncharacterized protein LOC130509557 produces MAVYGDKKHWWLRNKKIVDKYMKEAKNLIATKDPNDVESALNLLDSALSVSPRYELALELKARSLLYLRRFKDVADMLHDYIPSLKFSGEDSGIGSSELSSTHSSRESTNLLNELPSHGGDSSFKCFSVSDLKKKVMAGLSKNCNEQGQWRYLVLGQACCHLGLMEDAMVLLQTGKRLATAAFRRQSISLSDDSFILFSPAHGGSSPPPSSSFVVSSSRSLTESESVAHTLSHIKLLLRRRAAALAALDAGLYSESIRHFSKILDSRRAAPQGFLAECFMHRASAYRSAGRIAESIADCNKTLALDPSCLRALETRAALLESVRCFADSLHDLEHLKLLYNSILRDRKLPGPVWKRHNVRYREIPGKLCVLTSKTQQLKEKIANGETGNVDYYALMGIRRDCSRSELDRAYLLLNLKHKPERSMSFIDRFELTEGEEGLDSVKDRARMSTLLLYRLIQRGYSVVTRNIATEQAAEKQRKAAATEIHRSNNIETPIRTGVVAASNNNMNVVKGVFCRDLTVVGNLIARTGFNQPIPVKYEALSC; encoded by the exons ATGGCGGTCTACGGCGACAAGAAGCACTGGTGGCTCCGAAACAAGAAG ATCGTGGACAAATACATGAAGGAAGCGAAGAATTTAATAGCGACCAAAGATCCAAACGACGTCGAATCAGCTCTAAACCTTCTCGACTCTGCTCTCTCCGTCTCTCCTCGCTACGAACTCGCTCTCGAACTCAAAGCCAGATCTCTTCTCTACCTCCGTCGATTCAAAGACGTCGCCGATATGCTCCACGATTACATTCCGAGCCTTAAATTCTCCGGCGAAGACTCCGGCATCGGTTCGTCGGAGCTCTCTTCCACGCACTCGTCTCGAGAATCGACCAACCTTCTGAACGAGTTACCGAGTCACGGTGGTGACTCGTCTTTCAAATGCTTCTCTGTTTCCGATTTGAAGAAGAAAGTCATGGCAGGGTTAAGTAAAAACTGCAACGAACAAGGGCAATGGAG ATATTTAGTTCTAGGTCAAGCTTGTTGCCATCTTGGTTTAATGGAGGATGCAATGGTTCTTCTCCAAACCGGTAAACGGTTAGCCACCGCAGCCTTCCGTCGCCAGAGCATCTCCTTGTCCGACGACAGCTTCATCCTCTTCTCCCCCGCGCACGGCGGatcctctcctcctccttcctccTCCTTCGTCGTCTCCTCCTCGCGATCTCTCACCGAATCAGAAAGCGTCGCTCACACGCTATCTCACATTAAGCTCCTCTTACGCCGCCGAGCCGCCGCGCTAGCGGCTCTCGACGCCGGACTCTACTCCGAATCGATCCGCCACTTCTCCAAGATCCTAGACAGCCGCCGCGCCGCGCCGCAGGGCTTCCTCGCCGAGTGCTTCATGCACCGAGCTTCAGCGTACAGATCCGCCGGGAGGATCGCGGAGTCAATCGCCGATTGCAACAAGACGTTGGCGTTGGATCCGTCGTGCCTCCGAGCGCTGGAGACGAGAGCCGCTTTGCTCGAATCCGTGCGGTGTTTCGCTGACTCGCTTCACGATTTGGAACACTTGAAGCTTCTTTATAACTCGATATTACGTGACCGGAAACTTCCCGGTCCGGTTTGGAAACGGCACAACGTCCGGTACAGAGAGATACCGGGGAAACTATGCGTTTTGACGTCGAAGACTCAGCAGTTGAAGGAGAAGATCGCGAACGGTGAAACAGGGAACGTTGATTACTACGCTCTGATGGGAATCAGACGCGATTGCTCGAGGTCGGAGCTGGATCGAGCTTACTTGTTGCTTAATTTGAAGCATAAACCGGAGAGATCAATGTCGTTTATTGACCGGTTTGAGTTAACCGAGGGGGAGGAAGGATTAGATTCGGTTAAGGACCGGGCGAGAATGTCAACTCTATTGCTATACAGATTGATCCAGAGAGGTTACTCCGTCGTGACAAGAAACATTGCGACGGAACAAGCGGCTGAGAAGCAGCGTAAAGCGGCCGCGACGGAAATTCATCGGAGCAATAACATCGAAACGCCGATTAGAACCGGTGTGGTTGCGGCgagtaataataatatgaatgttGTAAAAGGAGTGTTTTGTAGAGATTTAACTGTGGTTGGGAATTTGATTGCACGAACCGGGTTTAACCAACCGATTCCGGTTAAATACGAAGCGCTTAGTTGCTGA